tatatttatggggTGTAAATTCATTAATTGTAACTGACAGGTGTGATGATCAGTGGAGTTGAGTTTTTACCTTCATCATTAAGACTTGGGCTAAAATATGGAAAGAGTGTTTGAGTGAAAGACTGACCAGTGAAAGAGTAGATATGAGAGCTGGACTCCACATCATAAAAGGAGACCAGACCCTCCTCATAATCCACAAACACACCAACCTTCTGTGgcttcactctcacacacagagagacaggaGGATCTTCACAGGATTTATATTCATTCTCATTCCTCAACCTCACAGTCCAGAATCCATTCACTGGAGTCGCTGTGATCTCTCCCTTCCTGTTAATGGATTCTCTGACCACTCCTAAAGTCCAGTCAGTCTTTCTCTTCACCTGcacctcaaaataaaatctacCTGAACTGAATCCCTTCTTTCCCAGAACAGAGACACATCTATCAAATCTCTCTGGTTTATCTGGGAGGTTTTGTTCAATGTCTGCATCTCTCACTTGTTTTCCATCATCAGACAGGATGAGATATGGATTAGCTGTAACAGGATCCAGAGTCACAACCACTGAGAGAGATCAGAGAATATCAATCACTTCAGAATACAAACATTTTGATTGATGTAATATTGAATCCAGAGTATAATGAAACTGTAGTGCAGTAAGTCAGCTGtcagtatataaatgtaaagtattGTAAGTGTATATGAGAGAACAGTGAAGATCACACACTGTACCTGCATACTGCTGCATCCTCCTCAATACTGTCAACACAAATCACAAGAAAACATCATCAATTGTTTATAGGAATATTACAGGATAAATGCTTCTGAAACTCTATGGACATGCTGTTGATTAACACAGAAAGTCATTTTCACTCGTCTCAAGACAGTTACTGACATgagtaaatctgtacattatgttTGCTATACACTagagctgtcacgattatgacatttggctgatgattaattgtcacatAAATAATAGTGATTATgaagattaattgtcatataaattgtcatatttttaaggtgtttttttctgcatgtgtgcttcatacaccttaagaagtaatttttccatatttaacttcaaatatttaaatcaaataataaaatatgaataaactacttttacttttaagtctttaaaaacttatgaatgacatgaaaaataatgtttaaatatcaaaatattcctgATTACTTAAAATGTATCTCTCTTTTTGGACAACTTTAACTTCAGTCAATTttatatttacacttgttttttgaactaacatatttaatatattttttataaaaaataaaatataatttttatacatatattattatatttatcttatatttttattatattatgcaatagtaaaacatttctttcctaatttcttcatgTTCACATATTTTAATTGTGGGAGATTTTAACATTCATGTTTGTTGTCCTGAAAAACCTTTGGTATCACAGTTTTTAGATTTAGATTCTCTTAATTTCACTCAGTTTGTCACGGGCACTACTCATGAGCAGGGTCACATGTTGGATCTGGTTTTATCTTTAGCTCCTCAAATTTGTAATGTTGAAATTGGTGATTACTGTTTGTCTGATCATATGCCTGTGATTTTTAATGTCACTTTGAATTGTGGATCATCGAGCTCTCAGTCTTCTGCTTATTGATCTAGATTGATCACTTCATCTGCATCGACGGCTTTTACAGATGCTTTTTTAGTCTCCTCCTTTACGTCATTTATTGAGTATCCCTCTTTTAAGGCAGGTCCTGATGAGCTGGTTACTGTGTTTAACTCTGAGTGTTCAGATATTTTGGATGTTATTGCTCCGGATAAAAACATCATAGTTCGAGGTCAACCGTGGTTTGATAATGCTACTCGTGCTGTCAGACAGGAATGTAGAAAGTCTGATCAGAGATAGAAAAAGATAAATGACATGTTTCACATCAAATTATGAGGGAGAGTGTgttgaaatattaaaatgttgtGAAGGATGCAAGAACAAataatttttctaaaattatttctTTACTCTCTAACTCTCCCAGAGTGTAGTTCAACACCATTAATAGATTACTGAACCTGGAGAGAGTTGATTTAAACCCCTCTGTGGATAATTGTGAACTGTTTTTGAAACGTTTTGTTGataaaataaaggaaattaaAATAAAGGCTGAGTTTTCCTCCAGTTTACGACACTGATCCGGTGATAGTGACTGTTAGTGATGAGATTTTTGATCAGTTTCaccttgtgtctctctctcagaAGTAAAAGAGATTATTTCTCATCTGAAGTCTTCTACTTGCCCCTGTGATGTTGTTCCTGTGCACCTTCTCAAGGAGATGGTAGATATCATTAGCTCTAGCATCATGTCTATCATCAATAGTAGTCTTGTTGATGTGTGATTCCACTTTGCTTTAAGCAAGCAATTGTTCAACCTCTTTTGAAGAAGCCAAGTTTAGATCCTTTGGATCTGAAGAATTATCGGCCGATTTTTAAGCTGCCAAGtctttccaagattttggagaaAGTAGTTTTATCtcagctgaaatgttttttttttttaactcagagCATGTCTTAGACAAGTTTCAATCTGGGTTTAGGGCTGGTCACAGTACTGAGTCAGCTCTGTTAAGGGTAGCAAATGATTTGTTTGGTGACTCAGGTAATCATGCTGCTTTAATTTTGTTGGACCTCAGTGCGGCATTTGATACTATTGATCATCAAATTCTTAGTCGTTTAAGGCATGCTGTGGGGTTACAAGGTACAGTTTTAAGATGGTTTATATCTTACCCTGAAGGTAGATCCTTTTCTGTAAGGTTTGGAGATTTTTATTCTTCCTCAGCACCCATTACCtatggtgttcctcagggatctaTCTTAGGTccgattttgttttctttgtatatgCTACACCttggcaatatttaaaaaaaatatgtatatcttACCACTTCTATGCAGATGACACTCAAATCTATCTCCCCCTGCAGCCTGGAGTGAATAGTTCTTTTAAATTGTTGTTGTTATGTTTAGAAGTGGTTAAAGGTTGGCTGGGTCAAAATCTTCTCCAGTTAAATGAGAAGAAAATGGAGATCATTATCTTTGGATCTGATGTATGTGGTGGAGATATTACCAATGGCTTAGGGGGCCATAGGCCGCTAAAGCCAAGTGAAAAATCTGGGTGTTGTTTTTGATTCAGCACTAaaatttgacaaacagattaATGCTGTTGTGAAAAGTTGTTTTTATCAACTAAGAGTCATTGCCAAAATGAAATCGATTTGATCATTCAGCGATCTGGAGAAagttatacatgcttttatttcttcctGCCTTGACTACTGCAATGCCCTTTACTTGGGGACTAGTCATTCATCTATGTCACAGTAGCAGTTAGTCCAATATGCAGATGATAGGCTGCTCACAAATACTAAGAGGAGGGACCACATTTCACCGGTATTGGCTTCAGTACATTGGTTACTGGTACGGTATAGAACTCAATACAAGGtcctgttatttgtttttaaagtggtTCACGGTATGGCCCCTGGTTACCTCACTGATCTTATACATTTGTGTTATTCACGTAGATCATTATAATCGGCCAATCAATTACTACTGAATGTTCCCAGATCACGCTTAAAGCTCAAAGGGGATTGGGCTTTTTCAGTTGCTGGTCCGAGGTTGAGGAATGGTCTACCTCTTGAGATTAGATCCTCCacttctatttctatttttaaaatCGCATTTAAAAACGTTTTGGTTTTCATTGGCTTTTAATACTTGATGGGCTCTGGGTGTTGTCTTTTTTATGCTAGTTTTTATTTCCTACTGTTTTGCTTATTGTGTGATGTGTTTatagttgtttttatattttattttcaatgtacAGCACTGTTGTGCTACAGTGTAGtttgaaagtgctttataaataaatgacacttgagacttcacatgttattttaatgctctgatatATGCACTCTTCAGGACATCCAAGGTGCGACTCAATGAAGCTCGAACTTGGagatcaactgaatgacacacaaatgcgccatggcatttatacagtatatttgcttaaaattccttcatttggccattaaaatgtgattggaatttgaatgcccaataatcacgTTTGTCTCAAATAACtgtgatcagacggttatttaataattgcgacaGGCCTACTATACACTTACCAGTTTGACCAAGTTTTTGATCTAGAGTGTCTTTGAGTCGAGTCAGAGCTCTATTCAGAGTGTCCACACTCACATGAGTGTTAATAGTGATCTCAGTCCAGTTCTTACTGTTCTTAGGGCTGTACAGGGACAGGTCTATCTACAGCAGGAGAGAGGAGAAATCCATCAGCATGAAGAGTGTTTTCTAATCATTCTCATTGATGAGAGAGATGGACACTGACCTGTAGGAGATGAAGATGATCTTCAGTGTGTGAGATCTGCTCCAGCTCAGAGTTTCTCCTCTTTAGCTCAGTGATCTCCTGCTCCAGCTCTTTAATGAGATCTTCAGCCCGTTTCTCTGCTGCTTTCTTCTTCTCCTCCAACATCAAAACAACTTCAGTCTGACATCTCTCAATGGAGCGGATCAGAGCCGTGAATACCTCAACACTGTGTGATTTCTCTTCTTCTGTGTTTCTCTGATGAGATCAAGtcacagtttaaatgtatttaattcagcACCTTTATTTATAAAGAAGATTGCCACAAAATTTGACTCACCTTTCTCATCTTTACAGAGTGTTGGATGTCTTGAATCTTCTTCATTCTGTTCTGGATCATCTGCTGCATGTCTATCTGTGTCTTTACCAGCTGATtctacagacagagaacaacacaCACATTTCATCACTCAACATAGCTTTTCCATCTTCAAAATAAGTATTGATTGAATATTAGTAACTCTTGCCTTCTTCTCTGCACTCTCGTCCTCTATAGGAACAGTGTTGTGAGTCTTGTGGTCTCCTTCAGTgcaggacaaacacacacacatctgatcATCTCTGAAGAACAGATCCAGAGGTCTCTCGTGTTTCTGGCATATATAATCCTCCAGATTCTCAACAGCGTCCATCAGTTTGTGTTTCTTTAGATGTGGGACTCTCAGATGAGGCTCCAGGTGTGTTTCACAGTAAGAGGTTTGACACATCAGACAAGACTTCACGGCTTTCTGCTTTCTTTCATCACAGATGTCACAGAGAACTTCAGATTTACCCAGATTAAACTTTTTCTTAAAGTGTTGCACAACCTCTCTGAGTGTTGTATTAATCTTCAGATCAGGTCTTTTGCTGATTGTTTCTTTACAGAATGGACAGCTGTAGTTCTGAGTGTTTTTCCAGCATTCATTCAGGCAGGTCTTGCAGAAGTTGTGTCCACATGGAGTTGTGACTGGATCAGTGAACACATCCAGACAGATTGAACACTGAAGCTCCTCATTTAGTGCACTACTGGAGGACAACATGGCTGAAAAGACAAATATTGATAATGTATTAGAGGCCAGTGTCAGCCAATCGATATTAGAGTTCAAATGTAACGCAGCTAAAATATTGGACGTCCCGTCTAACTGTCACCCCtaaatacattcaaaatattgattcataaaactatcggctgattaactGGTTATCAGCTTTCTTCCAACACCTTGTTAGTGtctgcaaaatccaatattgTTTGACCTCTGCAATATATAATTTACATCTCTGGATTGAACCATTTTAATAACACTAATAAGGTACTCGTATCACTGTTATCATGGTGAGTTAGCCCCTACTAGTAAATGCTATAACTATACCATTTTATggaaagcatctttctccattgatggccattcaaaagtagctgtgaattttgacaaaataaaaacttttgcaAGCAGCATTTAAACCATTTTTGGAGTGCTTTTCCTTCATGCACCAGTATAACAATCCCTAGTGAAGGGCCTTGGTCTGCACACATTCTTGTAATGCCATTAGCCAATCAGCATTGCCAGAATTGTCAGTACGTCATTTCCCTGCAGCTCCAGAGTGCTTAGTTACAACGCTTGAGAGAAGAACAAATAAATCCTTGTCCAAATTCCAGAACTGAGGGCCACAAGGATCATGCAAGTTGTGTTCTTCCAGAAGTATTACTTAGTAAAGTAACAAAGTACTATTACTCAATAGGTTACACACTGTCTGTTACCAAACCTGTTATTTACTATCTCGCACCACAGGCTGAGAGGCACTTCAGAAAGTACATTCTTAACATTCAGTCTTGCAAACCGATCTAAAGAACTTGTTG
The genomic region above belongs to Myxocyprinus asiaticus isolate MX2 ecotype Aquarium Trade chromosome 28, UBuf_Myxa_2, whole genome shotgun sequence and contains:
- the LOC127418601 gene encoding E3 ubiquitin-protein ligase TRIM39-like isoform X2 translates to MLSSSSALNEELQCSICLDVFTDPVTTPCGHNFCKTCLNECWKNTQNYSCPFCKETISKRPDLKINTTLREVVQHFKKKFNLGKSEVLCDICDERKQKAVKSCLMCQTSYCETHLEPHLRVPHLKKHKLMDAVENLEDYICQKHERPLDLFFRDDQMCVCLSCTEGDHKTHNTVPIEDESAEKKNQLVKTQIDMQQMIQNRMKKIQDIQHSVKMRKRNTEEEKSHSVEVFTALIRSIERCQTEVVLMLEEKKKAAEKRAEDLIKELEQEITELKRRNSELEQISHTEDHLHLLQIDLSLYSPKNSKNWTEITINTHVSVDTLNRALTRLKDTLDQKLGQTVLRRMQQYAVVVTLDPVTANPYLILSDDGKQVRDADIEQNLPDKPERFDRCVSVLGKKGFSSGRFYFEVQVKRKTDWTLGVVRESINRKGEITATPVNGFWTVRLRNENEYKSCEDPPVSLCVRVKPQKVGVFVDYEEGLVSFYDVESSSHIYSFTGQSFTQTLFPYFSPSLNDEGKNSTPLIITPVSYN
- the LOC127418601 gene encoding E3 ubiquitin-protein ligase TRIM39-like isoform X1 — encoded protein: MLSSSSALNEELQCSICLDVFTDPVTTPCGHNFCKTCLNECWKNTQNYSCPFCKETISKRPDLKINTTLREVVQHFKKKFNLGKSEVLCDICDERKQKAVKSCLMCQTSYCETHLEPHLRVPHLKKHKLMDAVENLEDYICQKHERPLDLFFRDDQMCVCLSCTEGDHKTHNTVPIEDESAEKKNQLVKTQIDMQQMIQNRMKKIQDIQHSVKMRKRNTEEEKSHSVEVFTALIRSIERCQTEVVLMLEEKKKAAEKRAEDLIKELEQEITELKRRNSELEQISHTEDHLHLLQIDLSLYSPKNSKNWTEITINTHVSVDTLNRALTRLKDTLDQKLGQTVLRRMQQYAVVVTLDPVTANPYLILSDDGKQVRDADIEQNLPDKPERFDRCVSVLGKKGFSSGRFYFEVQVKGKTEWDLGVVRESINRKGEITATPVNGFWTVVLRNENEYKACAGPLVSLCVRVKPQKVGVFVDYEEGLVSFYDVESSSHIYSFTGQSFTQTLVPFFSPSLNAKGKNSTPLFITPVSYN